The stretch of DNA GGGCCATCAGCCACACAACAATTTTCAGATCAGCCCCAACATCCCATGTCCCCCCAGAGGAACGCACTCCAAAGGTGGGAGCGGGCTTGCTCGCGAAAGGGCCATCAGCCACACAGCAGTTTGCGGATCAGCTCCTACATCCCATGCTGCCGCATCAACCGGTCATAACTGCCATCCGCCTTCATCGCCGCAATCGCTTTGTCAAACCCCGCCACAATCTGCTCATGCTCGGGATTCTTCAGGCTCACCAGAATATGCAGACTGTTCTCGCTCAGCGGCTTGGGCAGGAACTCCACGGCGTTGCGCACCTTGGGTGATTCGCGCGTCAGGTAATACCGCGCGACGTATTCATCTTCCAGCGTCAATTTGACCCGATCCGCCGCGAGCATGCGCACGGCCATGGCGAAGTTATGCACAGGGACTTTCTGCAGCGCGGTGTCGGCATCGAACGCCTGCGAATAGGCATAACCGCGCACCACCGCGACCGGATACGTGTGCAGTTGCTCCAGGCTGCTGTAGTCCAGCGGCGTGTCTTTGCGCTTGAGAAAGCGGATGCGGTTGAGCAGGTATTCGCCGGAGAACTGGCCGAGCTTTGTGCGCTCGTCGTTGTACCAGGCGTTGACCAGCACGTCGTAACGCCCTTCGCCAACCCCCAGCAGTGCCCGCGCCCACGGCACCTGCTCATAGTCACTGGCGTAGCCGGCCCGAGCCAGCGCCGTGCTGACAATATCCGTAGCCAGGCCGCCGTTGACCAGCGTGTCATCGGTAAAGGGCGGCCAGATATCAAACACCAGTCGCAGCTTGTCCGCTGCGGCGGTTTGGGCCAGCAAGAGCAATCCGATCAAAGCAAAGGCTCGATGCAGTCGCGGCATGCTTGAAAATCCTTAGCGGGCAGCTTGCCCAGCGTGTTTTCCAGTCAAAACCCCAAGACCCCTTACCGGCGAAACCCAGGCCCTAACAGTAGCTCATTGAAGCCAGTGCACAGCGCTTACCAGCAGATTACACAAAGCCGGCGCCGTCGCGAGAAAGGAATGATGGCATTTTGACCTTTGTCACAGACTCTTACGCCATACAGACATCCAAAGCCTGTGCGCTTAGTATCGGACGACAGCGTTCAAGGAGCCGGAAGATGACAATCGAGTGGATCTGCAAACATCACAGCGATCTGGGTAAAGAGCAGTTATACGCACTGTTGAAGCTGCGCTCGGAGGTGTTCGTGGTCGAACAGAAATGCGCCTACCCGGACCTCGACGGTCAGGATCTGGACGGCGACACCCATCACTTGATGGGCTGGGAAGATGATCACCTGATGGCGTATCTGCGCCTGCTCGACCCCGAGTCCCAGGGCGGTGACGTGGTCATAGGCCGCGTGATCATCGCGCCGCAAGGGCGTGGCAAAGGGCTGGGGCACACAATGATGGAACACGCACTGAAACAGGCCGAGAAGCATTGGCCGCAGGTACCGATCTATCTGTCGGCGCAGGCGCATTTGCAGGGGTATTACGGCAAGTACGGGTTTGTCGTGGCGGGTGAGGAATACCTCGAGGATGACATTCTGCACATAGGGATGCGTCGTTCCTGAGGCCCTATCGCGAGCAGGCTCACTCCTACATTTGATCGCATTCCATCTGAAGGAACCCGATCTACTGTAGGAGTGATGGCGTCAGCTCAGTCACCGCAGGATTCAGGGATATTCCAGCACAGCCTTGATCTGCCGCAAATTGCGCTCGATCCACCCACGATCAATCGCCCCCCACTCGCGAATCCGATAGCGCCCGGCATGGTTGCGTGCGCCCTCTTCCTGCTCGAATTCACAAACAATATCCAGATCCGCCAATGCGGCGATGGTGTCCTGCGCCGTGCGCCGCGGCATGCCGGTGACCTCGGTCAGCGCCGGCACGCTGGCAGCCAGGCCGCTGTCGATCAG from Pseudomonas sp. P8_229 encodes:
- a CDS encoding substrate-binding periplasmic protein, producing MPRLHRAFALIGLLLLAQTAAADKLRLVFDIWPPFTDDTLVNGGLATDIVSTALARAGYASDYEQVPWARALLGVGEGRYDVLVNAWYNDERTKLGQFSGEYLLNRIRFLKRKDTPLDYSSLEQLHTYPVAVVRGYAYSQAFDADTALQKVPVHNFAMAVRMLAADRVKLTLEDEYVARYYLTRESPKVRNAVEFLPKPLSENSLHILVSLKNPEHEQIVAGFDKAIAAMKADGSYDRLMRQHGM
- a CDS encoding GNAT family N-acetyltransferase; the encoded protein is MTIEWICKHHSDLGKEQLYALLKLRSEVFVVEQKCAYPDLDGQDLDGDTHHLMGWEDDHLMAYLRLLDPESQGGDVVIGRVIIAPQGRGKGLGHTMMEHALKQAEKHWPQVPIYLSAQAHLQGYYGKYGFVVAGEEYLEDDILHIGMRRS
- a CDS encoding winged helix-turn-helix domain-containing protein, which encodes MDVSKTKSSFYRRLYVAYLIDSGLAASVPALTEVTGMPRRTAQDTIAALADLDIVCEFEQEEGARNHAGRYRIREWGAIDRGWIERNLRQIKAVLEYP